One Elusimicrobiota bacterium genomic window carries:
- a CDS encoding DUF4139 domain-containing protein: MKNSIYSLFTVVFSVIFVISPSYAGNTLISTLNDQAEVSVTVYNSNLGLVKDLRKLNLPVGTGELRFSDVASGIMPVTVRAKSLNLPTDFNVIEQNFEYDLINSKKLLDKYIGKKIKIITWNEFQDRKTVTEAELLSNNDGPIYKINDEIYLGYPGYKVVPDLPENFVAKPTLMWLYNNKTASIHNIEVSYLTSGISWKADYVLTLNKDDTSADLAGWVTVDNRSGAMYKDATLKLVAGEVNRVNDNDRDMVAFAGYSKMKAASMPAPQFEEKEFFEYHIYDLQRKTTIKNNQTKQVSLLEAMDVGTKKEYLTYGQRYYRGYHNDDTQKQPVNVYVSLKNNKESNLGMPLPAGTVRLYKKDSAGSLQFVGEDSIKHTPKDEDVRLRVGEAFDIVCERKLVDYKEISSRQHEYEWEVTIRNRKENTDINVGIIEPVYGTWEIISKSHPFKKHDAFTLRFDVVVTKETKLRYRVRVGL; the protein is encoded by the coding sequence ATGAAAAACAGTATTTATTCATTATTTACCGTCGTGTTCTCAGTTATTTTTGTTATATCACCTTCCTACGCCGGTAATACGCTCATCAGTACATTGAATGACCAGGCGGAGGTCTCGGTTACGGTATACAATTCCAACCTCGGATTAGTAAAAGACCTTCGTAAGCTCAACCTACCGGTTGGTACCGGTGAACTACGTTTTTCAGACGTAGCCTCAGGTATTATGCCTGTAACTGTGAGAGCAAAATCGTTGAACCTGCCAACTGACTTCAATGTTATTGAACAAAACTTTGAGTACGACCTTATCAATTCAAAGAAGTTGTTGGATAAATATATAGGTAAAAAGATTAAGATCATCACATGGAACGAGTTTCAGGATAGAAAAACTGTTACTGAAGCCGAACTATTGAGTAACAACGACGGGCCGATATACAAAATTAATGACGAAATATATCTTGGTTATCCCGGGTATAAGGTAGTCCCGGATTTACCCGAAAACTTTGTTGCAAAACCAACACTTATGTGGTTATACAACAACAAAACGGCTTCTATCCATAATATTGAAGTATCATACCTTACCTCGGGGATTTCGTGGAAGGCGGATTATGTACTTACACTAAATAAAGACGATACTTCAGCTGATCTTGCAGGCTGGGTTACCGTCGATAACCGCAGCGGTGCGATGTACAAAGACGCAACACTGAAACTTGTTGCCGGGGAAGTTAACCGCGTAAATGACAATGATCGCGATATGGTAGCGTTTGCTGGTTATTCGAAGATGAAAGCCGCCAGTATGCCAGCTCCGCAGTTTGAAGAAAAAGAGTTTTTTGAGTATCACATATACGACCTCCAGAGGAAGACTACCATAAAGAATAACCAAACAAAACAGGTAAGTTTACTTGAAGCTATGGATGTCGGCACAAAAAAAGAATACCTTACCTATGGCCAGCGGTACTACCGCGGTTATCATAACGATGACACACAAAAACAACCGGTTAATGTTTACGTAAGTTTAAAGAATAATAAAGAGTCAAACCTCGGAATGCCGTTACCCGCCGGGACAGTTAGGTTGTACAAGAAAGACTCTGCCGGAAGTTTACAGTTTGTTGGTGAGGACAGTATTAAGCATACACCAAAAGATGAGGATGTGAGATTAAGGGTGGGTGAAGCGTTTGATATCGTATGTGAACGCAAACTAGTTGACTATAAAGAAATCTCATCCCGCCAGCATGAGTACGAATGGGAAGTAACTATCCGTAACCGCAAAGAAAACACTGATATCAATGTTGGCATAATAGAACCCGTATACGGCACATGGGAGATCATTAGCAAGTCTCATCCGTTCAAAAAACATGATGCGTTTACGTTACGGTTTGACGTTGTTGTAACTAAAGAAACCAAACTACGGTACCGTGTAAGAGTAGGGCTATAA
- a CDS encoding phosphatase PAP2 family protein, whose product MKKTLICCLYMIASIFSITQSYAWDIAAENLFFVQENEGINKHVIPKVPVQPAQTQLKWYDYWLLPGLTFSNLPQQLSSHGFALSTLTTAALMRNNKTVFNTFDLNLRNDTITAVSPYITFLGDGWFHLGLASGLYTLGMVTGNDREKLTARMMTEAILLSGIQVNELKIITGYNRPFQPVHMGIDDTYPFRNDSFPSGHTSNIFSVATVLSEVYGTPWLYYTIAVLTGISRMYQHSHWPADVVAGAVLGHAAGRHVLQSHGIKPGENTVLDGWNFRSRWEAGTSQSYTSGSACFEAKQKYGFGTANFCSIFTKTWGDSLDTEIYFAYGKTIDPDQGKERYLTLLEPYLNNDMFVSSIKLEHKTSDDIVTGVKVAVNDIEYEPHEMVYQQVINNIVFEPFCTIYKTSPVNLQLSAFYNYDDDLAWRNKTAGGARIAATYNKNRVYANLSGSVLYYNIDTDWLSNPFWKIGYDLAGRADYNFPTGTVLGAKGKYAVSYDYDSFNTVLELKQHISDSLSIKLSHQVLYYNYKGIIAAIYIPSQTFNTTALTFIFEF is encoded by the coding sequence ATGAAAAAAACACTTATTTGTTGCTTATACATGATAGCCTCGATTTTTAGTATTACACAAAGTTATGCATGGGATATTGCAGCGGAGAATCTTTTTTTTGTACAGGAAAACGAGGGGATAAATAAACACGTTATCCCGAAGGTACCGGTTCAACCCGCGCAAACACAGCTTAAATGGTACGACTACTGGCTTTTACCCGGGCTAACATTCAGTAATTTACCGCAGCAATTGTCATCACACGGATTTGCGTTGTCTACATTAACAACCGCAGCGCTTATGCGCAATAACAAAACGGTATTTAACACGTTTGATCTCAATCTGCGGAATGATACAATCACCGCTGTAAGCCCGTATATAACATTCCTTGGTGACGGATGGTTCCACCTGGGTTTAGCGTCAGGGTTATACACTTTAGGAATGGTTACGGGTAATGACCGCGAAAAACTTACCGCGAGGATGATGACAGAAGCAATACTATTGTCAGGTATACAAGTAAATGAGTTAAAGATTATAACAGGATACAACCGCCCGTTTCAGCCTGTACACATGGGAATTGACGATACGTACCCGTTCAGAAATGACTCATTTCCATCGGGGCATACGAGTAACATATTTTCTGTAGCGACGGTACTATCCGAAGTGTACGGCACACCGTGGCTGTACTACACAATTGCTGTATTAACAGGTATCAGCAGGATGTACCAGCACTCACACTGGCCGGCGGATGTTGTTGCCGGCGCGGTACTCGGCCACGCAGCGGGACGGCATGTATTGCAGTCTCACGGGATAAAACCTGGTGAAAACACTGTTCTCGACGGATGGAATTTCCGGTCACGGTGGGAAGCCGGGACATCACAGTCTTACACTTCAGGCTCGGCTTGTTTTGAAGCAAAACAAAAATACGGGTTTGGGACCGCAAATTTTTGTTCTATATTTACCAAAACATGGGGTGATAGTTTAGATACTGAAATATACTTTGCGTATGGTAAAACAATAGATCCTGACCAGGGTAAAGAACGGTATCTTACACTACTAGAACCTTACTTGAACAACGATATGTTTGTTTCAAGTATAAAGCTGGAACACAAAACATCCGACGATATTGTTACGGGAGTCAAGGTTGCGGTGAATGATATTGAGTATGAACCCCACGAAATGGTTTATCAGCAGGTAATTAACAACATTGTTTTTGAACCCTTTTGTACAATTTATAAAACATCACCGGTTAATTTACAACTAAGCGCTTTTTATAATTATGACGACGATTTGGCGTGGAGAAATAAAACAGCGGGTGGTGCAAGAATTGCTGCAACGTATAACAAAAACAGGGTATATGCCAACCTAAGCGGCAGTGTATTATATTATAATATTGACACTGACTGGCTAAGTAATCCTTTTTGGAAAATAGGATACGATTTAGCTGGCAGAGCGGACTACAACTTCCCAACGGGTACTGTTTTAGGTGCGAAAGGAAAGTATGCGGTAAGTTATGATTATGATTCGTTTAATACAGTCCTGGAGTTGAAACAACACATTTCTGATAGTCTCTCCATAAAATTATCCCATCAAGTTCTATACTATAATTATAAAGGCATAATCGCAGCAATATACATCCCTTCTCAAACTTTTAACACCACAGCGTTAACTTTCATCTTCGAGTTTTAA
- a CDS encoding HAD family phosphatase: protein MATFKEIKPRISAVVFDVDNVLVMSEHLHYESWCRVFAKHGLKDETKTGDLYPGIGIPDMDYLKMTFPSLKPKELVNIMHEKWDAYLDIIKEKIKPDSRTNAILDNLKLRYKLCAASSTNRDAVELVLTSTGILQKLEFMLGKEDVKKHKPEPDVYLLASKKLGLPPYKCVAVEDSLAGVESAKTAGMYCIAITTSFPRKRLETARADIVIDKFEELKQLL, encoded by the coding sequence ATGGCAACATTTAAGGAAATAAAACCGCGGATATCCGCCGTTGTATTTGACGTCGATAATGTATTGGTAATGAGCGAACACCTACACTACGAATCATGGTGCCGCGTATTCGCGAAACATGGCTTGAAAGACGAAACGAAAACCGGTGATCTTTATCCCGGGATCGGTATACCTGATATGGACTACCTAAAAATGACATTCCCGTCGTTAAAACCAAAAGAACTGGTAAACATTATGCACGAAAAATGGGATGCGTATCTGGATATAATAAAAGAAAAAATCAAGCCGGACAGCAGAACCAACGCTATCCTTGACAACCTAAAACTGCGGTATAAACTCTGTGCTGCCTCGTCGACAAACCGTGACGCCGTGGAACTCGTACTGACTTCAACCGGGATACTGCAAAAACTTGAGTTTATGCTCGGGAAAGAGGATGTAAAAAAACATAAACCCGAACCGGATGTGTACTTATTAGCATCCAAAAAACTCGGGCTACCACCGTATAAATGCGTTGCAGTTGAAGACTCTCTTGCGGGTGTGGAATCCGCGAAAACCGCAGGGATGTACTGTATCGCAATCACCACAAGTTTTCCCAGGAAACGGTTAGAGACAGCCCGCGCGGATATTGTCATTGACAAGTTTGAAGAACTAAAGCAGTTATTGTAG
- a CDS encoding glycosyltransferase, which yields MENTKKKVLILTASYGSGHNAAAKGLLKAFGDVFPNEIDAEIIDLTKVGNPKATKLWMSLYETAMLRYIRLWDSLLHFTDTFQGATRFFDMISHASYGDMEEVLEQKKPDIFVSVHPYWTPFITKYNAKYGKEHRLIEIVTDSIAVHCSWYLQMPDFYIVPNEETKEVMIKKDVPDNIIRTYGFPVNTLLGKPVDKIKMLADLGLQAERTTFMVNFGLGEIGNIRKLFEFIVTQKDKKVQVIAICGKRDDIYKQLSARKYDIPVKIIGWTDKMYDFLRLSDIVISKSGGAIVMESIAAGKPILNPEFSPYQEQGNSALLLKYNAGYLQPNINKMLAFVKEIVDNPAKAVALQNGAKKLSNPFAAENIAKFVYELLSTR from the coding sequence ATGGAAAATACCAAGAAAAAAGTGTTAATACTGACAGCCAGTTACGGCAGCGGGCATAATGCCGCAGCAAAGGGTTTACTCAAAGCATTTGGCGACGTTTTCCCGAATGAGATTGACGCTGAAATCATTGACCTCACAAAAGTAGGTAACCCCAAAGCTACAAAACTATGGATGTCTTTATACGAGACAGCAATGCTCAGATATATACGCTTATGGGACTCTCTCCTGCATTTTACTGATACTTTCCAGGGCGCTACACGGTTTTTTGATATGATCTCACACGCATCGTATGGTGATATGGAAGAAGTATTAGAACAAAAAAAACCTGATATCTTTGTGTCAGTCCATCCATACTGGACACCGTTTATTACTAAGTACAACGCTAAGTACGGGAAAGAACACAGGCTTATTGAAATCGTTACTGATTCCATAGCAGTCCACTGTTCGTGGTATCTTCAGATGCCGGATTTTTATATCGTCCCGAATGAAGAAACTAAGGAAGTAATGATAAAAAAAGATGTCCCGGATAATATTATCCGCACCTACGGCTTCCCTGTAAATACGTTACTGGGCAAACCCGTCGACAAAATAAAGATGCTGGCTGACCTTGGCTTACAAGCCGAACGCACAACGTTTATGGTAAACTTCGGCCTTGGGGAGATAGGAAATATCCGTAAATTATTTGAGTTTATTGTCACACAGAAAGACAAAAAAGTGCAGGTAATCGCTATCTGCGGAAAACGCGATGATATATACAAACAACTTTCCGCACGGAAGTACGATATCCCGGTAAAAATAATCGGGTGGACCGATAAAATGTACGATTTCCTGCGTCTAAGCGATATTGTGATCTCAAAATCCGGCGGTGCGATTGTTATGGAAAGCATTGCCGCGGGGAAACCTATCCTTAACCCCGAGTTCAGCCCGTATCAGGAACAGGGTAACAGTGCGTTATTACTAAAATACAACGCCGGATATCTTCAGCCTAATATAAACAAAATGTTAGCTTTCGTAAAAGAAATCGTGGATAACCCGGCAAAAGCTGTAGCGTTGCAGAACGGTGCAAAAAAGTTGTCAAACCCCTTTGCTGCGGAAAACATTGCAAAGTTTGTGTATGAACTCCTCTCCACCCGCTAA